Proteins co-encoded in one Vibrio aquimaris genomic window:
- the tssD gene encoding type VI secretion system tube protein TssD has product MTTIAYLTIESIEGGLLSMACNTPDSMGNGYQSGHENEITVLGFSHNMSWENRSVHSPIQIVKKVDKSSPLISQACSDGVELKCQLTFYRNSPRGGTQEKFYQIDLIGALIRNVNIEMPNVAHFGDSEMQEVVDIAYRDIHWKHLAATTNGFSSWMNGLASIKDGLGM; this is encoded by the coding sequence ATGACAACAATTGCTTACCTAACCATAGAGAGTATTGAAGGCGGCTTATTATCGATGGCTTGTAATACCCCAGATTCAATGGGTAATGGCTATCAAAGTGGCCATGAAAACGAGATTACAGTTCTGGGCTTTTCGCATAACATGTCATGGGAAAATCGTTCAGTGCACTCACCTATTCAGATCGTTAAAAAAGTGGATAAATCGAGTCCACTAATATCACAGGCATGCTCAGATGGAGTTGAATTGAAGTGTCAGCTTACTTTCTATCGCAATTCTCCTAGAGGCGGTACACAAGAAAAGTTTTACCAAATTGACTTAATTGGCGCTTTGATTAGAAATGTAAATATCGAAATGCCCAACGTGGCTCATTTTGGTGATTCTGAAATGCAAGAAGTTGTCGATATCGCATACCGAGATATTCACTGGAAACACCTAGCAGCAACTACAAATGGCTTTTCCTCATGGATGAATGGGCTTGCCAGTATAAAAGATGGCTTGGGTATGTAA
- a CDS encoding ankyrin repeat domain-containing protein, producing MKTLVLLSSVLFSISLSFNLLAAETKVEEEYQALVELFFDAARIGDNEVLETFVSQGFPVDQRNNQSYTALMVAAYNGNKESVRLLLDSGANACLQDKRGHTALMGALIKREISIASDLYKAKCSPELRNKAGLNLQEFAQIYGQSKVLQSLQN from the coding sequence ATGAAAACACTAGTATTACTAAGCTCAGTTCTTTTCTCGATCAGCCTGTCATTTAACTTACTAGCCGCAGAAACCAAGGTAGAAGAAGAATACCAAGCTTTGGTGGAGCTATTTTTTGATGCAGCGCGAATAGGTGACAATGAGGTGCTTGAGACGTTTGTATCGCAGGGCTTTCCGGTTGACCAACGCAACAACCAAAGCTATACCGCCTTGATGGTAGCTGCTTACAACGGTAATAAAGAAAGTGTGCGCTTACTTTTGGATTCCGGTGCTAATGCCTGTTTGCAAGATAAACGCGGTCACACTGCCCTAATGGGCGCACTGATAAAACGTGAAATCAGTATTGCCAGTGACCTCTACAAAGCTAAATGCTCGCCAGAGCTACGCAATAAAGCGGGGCTAAATTTGCAAGAGTTTGCTCAAATCTACGGCCAGTCTAAGGTGTTGCAGTCTTTGCAAAACTAA
- a CDS encoding catalase — protein sequence MQMSKISLFITVGVFSASIQAQTLTRDNGAPVGDNQNSIVAGENGSVLLQDVHLIQKLQRFARERIPERVVHARGTGAHGEFVASGDFSQLTASAPFTESGKVTPVFVRFSTVVHSKGSPETLRDPRGFATKFYTEQGNWDLVGNNLPVFFIRDSIKFPDMVHSLKPSPVTNVQDPNRFFDFFSHEPSSTNMLTWVYSNLGTPASYRTMNGFGVHAYKWINTQGDVNYVKFEWKSQQGVESLRPNEVAKVQSQDFNHLTNDLYTEISRGNYPKWDLYVKVLSPEELSKLDYNGLDATKVWLNVPDKKVGTMTLNRIPENFFLDTEQSAFAPSNLIPGIEPSEDRLLQGRLFAYADTQLYRLGANLFQLPVNRPLSTVNNHNQNGLSNKAKQANGDVNYEPSRQLDLSEDTQFKAVQTPLSGTVIQKAISNPRDYYQAGVLYRSMSYQDQSDLIANLAGDLNQVLDKDVKETMVSFFYRADKDYGTRLAKATHTDLASVKSKAMM from the coding sequence ATGCAGATGTCAAAAATATCTTTGTTTATTACAGTGGGCGTGTTTAGCGCATCGATACAAGCGCAAACTCTGACAAGAGATAATGGCGCACCAGTTGGAGATAATCAGAATTCAATCGTTGCTGGAGAAAACGGCAGCGTATTATTGCAAGACGTTCATCTTATCCAGAAGCTTCAGCGCTTTGCCAGAGAACGCATTCCAGAGCGAGTGGTCCATGCACGTGGTACTGGTGCTCATGGTGAGTTTGTTGCCTCAGGTGATTTTAGTCAGCTGACTGCATCTGCTCCTTTTACCGAAAGTGGCAAGGTGACACCTGTATTTGTGCGCTTCTCGACGGTGGTTCACTCAAAAGGTTCCCCTGAAACCCTTCGCGATCCACGTGGTTTTGCTACCAAGTTTTACACTGAGCAAGGCAACTGGGACCTAGTAGGTAATAACCTACCAGTGTTTTTCATCCGTGATTCGATTAAATTTCCGGATATGGTGCATTCTCTTAAACCATCGCCTGTGACCAACGTTCAGGATCCAAACCGATTTTTTGACTTCTTTAGTCATGAGCCAAGCTCAACCAATATGTTGACTTGGGTGTATAGTAATCTGGGTACGCCTGCTAGTTACCGCACCATGAATGGTTTTGGTGTCCACGCTTACAAATGGATTAACACCCAAGGTGATGTTAATTATGTAAAGTTTGAGTGGAAGAGTCAGCAAGGTGTAGAGAGCCTTCGCCCAAATGAAGTGGCTAAAGTGCAAAGTCAGGACTTTAATCATCTGACTAATGATTTATATACCGAAATCAGTCGTGGTAACTACCCGAAATGGGATTTGTACGTCAAGGTGTTGTCACCAGAAGAGCTCAGTAAGCTCGATTATAATGGTCTTGATGCGACTAAAGTTTGGCTTAATGTACCGGATAAAAAAGTTGGTACTATGACGCTTAACCGGATACCTGAAAACTTCTTTCTAGATACCGAGCAGTCAGCCTTTGCGCCGTCAAATCTTATTCCGGGAATCGAGCCATCTGAAGATCGTCTTTTGCAAGGCCGTTTGTTTGCTTACGCTGACACTCAACTCTACCGCTTAGGTGCAAACCTATTTCAATTGCCAGTGAATCGCCCGCTCTCGACGGTGAATAATCACAACCAAAATGGCCTAAGTAATAAGGCTAAACAGGCAAATGGGGATGTGAATTATGAGCCGAGTCGCCAACTTGATTTGTCTGAAGATACGCAATTTAAAGCGGTTCAAACTCCTTTGTCTGGCACTGTGATTCAAAAGGCAATCAGCAATCCTCGTGATTATTATCAAGCTGGTGTTTTATATCGCAGTATGAGTTATCAAGATCAAAGCGATCTGATTGCTAACTTGGCTGGTGATTTAAACCAAGTTTTAGATAAAGACGTTAAGGAAACTATGGTCAGCTTCTTCTATCGCGCAGATAAAGATTATGGGACGCGCCTTGCCAAGGCGACCCATACCGACCTTGCGAGTGTTAAAAGTAAAGCCATGATGTAG